AGCTCAGGTAGTTACACGTGGTGTTTATTGACGGAGCGCGGCGGTGGAAGTATTTAAGAGCTCTGTTTTCTTTCTCTTCTCGCACCGACCGTTGTCTTGTACTATCTACTGACAGACGAGGCCAGTATTAGATATATATATGAACATCGTTGTGCCCGCATGTTTACACAAAACACTCATGAATTTGAGGAAACATTTATCAGCTGGGTTGAGTGAGAAAGTATTGTTGGTGATATAAACAGGTGAGTCAATTTGCATTCAGTACAAGTCTTGTAAATGTAACGAGTCAAGGTCCGTACCTACAGACAGTGGTCTCCTAGATGGCTACCGCGGACACCGCggcccttgtattgtaagtaatttACTCACTCGTCGATGATAATACTTGTCAATCTTTCAACAATATGTATCTGTCGTGACGTCACTCGTGCCACAACACAATATGTCCTCACTACGATTTGCTGTTCATCGGTCTCGTGTGGAACACCCCCCTCACGCTATCGAagagaagaaaatatttataaaggtTCTTATAATTTGCAGTGTCATTACATATTATGTTATCTATTACTGTTATAAGTGACTGGCGTTATCTTGGCATTGCCGCGCAGTGATTTTCTCACTCtgagtaaataatattatttgttagtAGTTTAGTTTATAGCGACCGGATGTCAAGATAATTACGTCGAATTACAAACTGCCTAGATATACAATACCTAAATGTAATAGACCTTCGGGACCGAATGCTACACATATTATACcaatattatacatacttactgTGCCACAAAAGTCCGCAAACGTAAATGCGATATGTCAGTAGGTATTATACCTACATGATGCTCTGCGCGACCGAACTCAttggtcaaaaaaaaatgttgtataaattaaatttctgagaattaaataaacaataatcgCTGTCACAATGTGACAGCGAGAGCGGACAATACCAGACACTAGGATTGTTTGAAAATATTCACAACAACATAAAACaatttacataagtacttatgtagcGTAAAGATTAGTGTAGAACATAGATGTGCGAGAACGCCTCTGGTGTCACGGATAAATTATGATCATCAGCTCCGTCAAGTGGAGGGCGCGGCTCAGTGCACGGGAGCGGGATAATATCCTTGGGGAGATGTAAACTTTGCCGTCCTTGGGGCGCTGGAGGCACGTGTTACTCCACGTTAGCGTCCTATCGCGGTCATGATGATGAACTGTGTACCGGCAGGTACAGCCTTAATACAACTTCATCCCTGTTGACTTcaataccatacatacatattgtAAGATAggtgtgtaattaattatttctgtAAAGAAATATTATTCAATTATGTATTGCATTTAAATGGttctttgttttgttatattgcTAATTTCAATCAGAAGTACTTGTTTATTATGTAGCGTGGTCCAGCACATGCGTTGGCAGCAGCGGTCGGCGGCTGCGTCCGGCAGTGACCGCGGGTTCTCCGCCGCGCGCCGATATGCTATATTTATATGACAATGGGATGCGCACTGCGTCTCTaattatgttttccttcactacaGCAAAATAATAAGCTCATTTTAATAATGactataattacttataaatagctgTAGTGAACATTTCTAATCTAAATATAGAGTGCAGTATGTAACGAGAGAGCGTTTATATTGAGACTTGAAACTGAATCTCTACCCTAACCCTGGCTGGGCTCTGCTGGTTGAGTAGGTATTGTAGgctattgtattttgttttttgcaatctatttaagtatatattttcatCCTACATTTTGCTTTCTTTATATTTATCTACTTACACATAtgcataaaatcacgcctatttcctgttggggtaggcagagaccacggaatcccACTTAGTACGATGCTGACATACCACTTTCGCTATTACCTATAGGTATTTacccataacataaacagcccactaacatacgtcccactcccactgctgagcacaggcctcccgtcaatcaatcGGTATTTacccataatattttttatagcactcattgCGTAAGGAAACACACAACACGCAAAAAACCATTTGAcccggacgggacttgaacccgcagctcttgtcaagccgtgACGAGGGTGTTAAccgttacaccaccgggtcctcctcctgtcttGTGAAATCCTATCGATCTATGTttcgattaaaattttctcttcataatatttttgttgtatattttgtaaatagttgCTATACAGACCACCGGTATAGTCACAGATGGAGGTGGCTGGCTGCGCGCTGCGGGGCGGACAGGACGGGGAAAACTCGTGCAGTAGCAACAGGCGCACCCGGCGGCGGCGCAGACAAACCACAAACAATTAACTCCCGATTAGCGATCCCCAATTAGTCTTTATAGGGAATTCCGACTTACATAATTGTATATAAAAGCTTCAATATAAATAGACACAGATGATTTTCCTCTTAAAATTTGCTATAAATTTGCGGTCGCATGACAAATGCATCAATTAATTCGATTACAGCCGCGCGCGCCAGACAGGGTGTAGCAAGCCGGCCCTCCCAGCGTTCGAGCAGAAGATGAGCAGTGGAGCCCGCGAGCAGCGACATGGCGCCCAACGCACTGGACTGCGAGCAGCTGGAGCGGCAGCAGCCGCTGGTGGCGGGCGTGCACGCGGGCCGGCGCGTgcgcccgccgcccgccgcccccgccgccgcctggAGCGAGCCCGCCGCGGAGACGCGCTTACTGCTGGCACCCGCCACGCCGCCCGTCGGCCTCGATGCGGGCCTCACGCTCGCCGTCCCGGCGCACCACGACAGATACACTAAGTGCACGCTCGCCGGCAAGTTCGGGAAACCCTTGGAAAAAACGAAAAACCAGAAGAGAAAAGAGAAGTTGGTGGCCGCGCTGAAGCCGCCCTATTTCATCCTGAGTATGATCGCCGTCATGGTGAGTTTTTAACTCGGACGTCCTCTATGATACGCTAAATCGAAAATAATTCTCGATCCGAGTACTTATTCTCGTGTTTAATTGCAGACGGGCGTCCATATGTGGGCGGGAGAGGAGACTCGCGCGCTGCTGGAGTGGTCGCCGGCGTCGTGGCGCCACGAGCCGTGGCGGCTGGTGACGTACGGCTGGGTACATGCGAGCGCGGCGCACGTGGCGCTCAACGCGCTGGTGGGGCTGGCGGTGGGCTGGCGGCTGGAGCGCGAGCAGGGCGGCTGGCGCGCCGCGGCGCTGTGGGCGGGCGGCGTGGCGGCGGGCGCGCTGGGCGCGGGCGCGCTGCAGCCGCGCGTGCGCGTGGTCGGGGCTTCCGCCGCCGTCTACGCGCTGCTCACCGCGCACCTACCCAACGTCTGCCTGCGGTCAGTTGCATCTACAAGCGTTCTAAGCTCTGTTTTCTATGTAGAATTTCGCCAGTTTCGCATTTCATTGAAGTTATCTAGCTATACGGTGTATTAATTTTGAAATATCGTACAGGTTCGGGCACATTCCGCTGTGGTGGTTCCGGCCGCTGAGCGTGGTGGTGCTGGCGGCGTCGGAGGCGAGCTGGGCGCTGCTGCGGGCGCCGGGCGCGGCCGCCGCGGCGCCGCGGGACCACGTCGCCTGGGCCGCACACATCTTCGGCGCCGCCGTCGGAGTCCCTCTTGCGTTTCTCGTATTTACTGGTAAGCGTTCAAACTCAATTGTCTcaaaaattttgtaaaatagtgtaagtaaataaattattaatgcaATAATGTTGGTGTTGTGTGTAGGTGAGAACGCGCACACTCGCCACGTGCGCTGGCTGCGCGCCGGCTCGCTGGCCACcctggcggcgggcggcgccgcgGCCGCAGTGTACTACTCGCActgcgcgcgcgcaccgccTAGCTAGCTGCTGCCAGCTGCAGTTGCTCCATACAAGAACACAACCGAAGTGCAATTGGCAACACTCCGTCCGCTATTCGTGAATTTGAGTAGAGTAGCCTTCGATGGATTTTGGATGCTATACATATACAAGTTTTATAAATTAAGGGTAACCTAATATTATCTAAGTATTCGataattgtaagtaagtaccgaAGGGTGCATTTGGACACACAGTCTTCCTATTTCACgttcaaataatatttacatattcaTAACACATTGTGTACCTGGAGGTTTACAACACGCCGTCTCGGCTGCAGCACGCAGCTGGTGCGCGGGTGAGACATCCGCCTTGTATAAGTTAGGTTACCGAACACACTAGGTGTACTTAATTACACTCACTGTACATACATTGTGATACTACTTATATATTCgcttgtaa
The nucleotide sequence above comes from Pectinophora gossypiella chromosome 6, ilPecGoss1.1, whole genome shotgun sequence. Encoded proteins:
- the LOC126367639 gene encoding protein rhomboid-like — protein: MAPNALDCEQLERQQPLVAGVHAGRRVRPPPAAPAAAWSEPAAETRLLLAPATPPVGLDAGLTLAVPAHHDRYTKCTLAGKFGKPLEKTKNQKRKEKLVAALKPPYFILSMIAVMTGVHMWAGEETRALLEWSPASWRHEPWRLVTYGWVHASAAHVALNALVGLAVGWRLEREQGGWRAAALWAGGVAAGALGAGALQPRVRVVGASAAVYALLTAHLPNVCLRFGHIPLWWFRPLSVVVLAASEASWALLRAPGAAAAAPRDHVAWAAHIFGAAVGVPLAFLVFTGENAHTRHVRWLRAGSLATLAAGGAAAAVYYSHCARAPPS